The following coding sequences lie in one Spirosoma sp. KUDC1026 genomic window:
- a CDS encoding LemA family protein — MSRTLIIVVVIAIALGFYGCSSYNGLVEKDTQVDQAWSQVQTQYQRRSDLIPNLVNTVKGAANFEKSTLEAVIKARASATGINLSADQLTPENIQKFQAAQEQLSGSLSRLLAVAENYPQLKATQNFSELQAQLEGTENRIAVARNDFNGAATSYNQSVRSFPNNIFAGIFGFQRRGLFEASQAAQNAPTVQF, encoded by the coding sequence ATGTCAAGAACCTTAATTATCGTTGTCGTTATTGCTATCGCCCTAGGCTTCTATGGCTGTAGCTCATACAATGGTCTGGTCGAAAAAGATACGCAGGTCGATCAGGCCTGGTCGCAGGTGCAAACGCAGTACCAACGTCGGTCCGATCTGATTCCCAACCTGGTCAATACCGTAAAAGGCGCGGCTAACTTTGAAAAAAGTACGCTGGAAGCCGTCATCAAGGCGCGGGCCAGTGCCACGGGTATCAACCTGAGCGCCGACCAGCTGACGCCGGAGAATATTCAGAAATTTCAGGCGGCTCAGGAACAGTTGAGTGGTTCGCTGTCGCGGCTGCTGGCCGTAGCCGAAAACTATCCGCAGTTAAAAGCCACGCAGAATTTCTCTGAATTACAGGCGCAACTGGAAGGTACCGAAAACCGGATCGCGGTTGCCCGTAACGATTTCAACGGCGCGGCTACCAGCTACAACCAGTCGGTACGTTCGTTCCCGAACAACATCTTCGCCGGTATTTTCGGCTTTCAGCGCCGGGGCTTATTCGAAGCGTCACAGGCGGCCCAAAACGCGCCAACGGTACAGTTTTAG
- a CDS encoding TPM domain-containing protein gives MNPHFTPNEQQRIVSAIRQAEKTTSGEIRVHVEQHCPDADPVQRAVDVFGRLGMHQTKERNGVLFYLALTDRKFAVIGDKGINFKVPADFWAGTKNLLREHFAAGDYVGGLSKGIERAGQQLRQYFPHAGANDTNELSDDISFD, from the coding sequence ATGAATCCTCATTTTACGCCCAACGAACAGCAGCGTATCGTCAGTGCCATTCGCCAGGCCGAGAAAACCACCTCGGGCGAAATCCGGGTGCATGTCGAACAGCATTGCCCGGATGCCGATCCTGTTCAGCGGGCCGTCGACGTCTTTGGCCGGCTGGGTATGCACCAGACCAAAGAACGTAACGGCGTATTATTTTATCTGGCGCTCACGGATCGGAAGTTTGCCGTTATTGGCGATAAAGGCATCAACTTTAAAGTACCCGCTGATTTCTGGGCAGGTACGAAAAACTTGTTACGGGAGCATTTTGCCGCTGGCGACTACGTAGGTGGCCTAAGTAAGGGCATTGAACGAGCGGGGCAGCAGCTACGGCAGTATTTCCCCCATGCCGGCGCGAACGATACCAACGAGCTTTCCGACGATATATCGTTTGACTAA